One window from the genome of Luteithermobacter gelatinilyticus encodes:
- a CDS encoding uracil-DNA glycosylase, with the protein MSHTSHMNIKSESSHNQTPLALLQWYLENGVDECILETTTDWFAVSAETAQKAMGKAPLANNAGTAPSGMAGETTYQVSRSPTPRPPITRAQATPQISPLAAVQQHHSAAQDLAAACTTLEELRLAIEGFEGCGLKKTATHTVFADGVPGSDLMLIGEAPGVEEDRQGKPFVGASGQLLDKMFAAIDMSRQENLYISNILPWRPPGNRKPSDAETMICLPFIRRHIELAAPKVIVLLGGTAASTLLNVSAGITKLRGRWQNLEIAGRNIPVLPTYHPAYLLRQPQIKGDAWADLLEIRDKLGSLNHTTMQGGHE; encoded by the coding sequence TTGAGCCACACTTCCCATATGAATATTAAGAGCGAATCATCCCATAACCAGACCCCTTTGGCGCTTTTACAGTGGTATCTGGAAAACGGCGTGGATGAATGTATCCTTGAGACCACCACGGACTGGTTTGCCGTGTCTGCTGAAACCGCTCAAAAAGCGATGGGCAAAGCTCCCCTGGCAAACAACGCCGGGACTGCTCCTTCCGGCATGGCAGGCGAAACGACATACCAGGTATCGCGTTCCCCCACTCCCCGACCCCCTATAACCCGGGCGCAGGCAACACCCCAGATCTCTCCGCTGGCCGCCGTGCAACAACATCACAGCGCCGCACAGGATCTCGCCGCAGCCTGCACCACTTTGGAGGAATTGCGCCTGGCCATCGAAGGCTTTGAGGGATGCGGACTGAAAAAAACCGCTACCCATACGGTTTTTGCTGATGGCGTTCCTGGCAGTGACCTGATGCTGATTGGCGAGGCGCCGGGCGTGGAGGAAGACCGTCAGGGGAAACCTTTCGTCGGGGCCAGCGGCCAGCTTCTGGACAAGATGTTTGCCGCCATCGATATGAGTCGCCAGGAAAATCTTTACATTTCCAATATTCTACCCTGGCGCCCCCCGGGCAATCGCAAACCCAGCGATGCGGAAACCATGATCTGCCTGCCCTTCATCCGACGCCATATCGAACTGGCCGCCCCAAAGGTGATCGTCCTTCTGGGCGGAACCGCAGCCTCAACTTTGCTGAATGTCAGTGCCGGGATCACGAAACTCAGGGGCCGCTGGCAGAATCTGGAAATTGCCGGGCGGAATATTCCGGTTTTGCCCACTTATCACCCGGCATACCTGTTGCGTCAGCCCCAAATCAAGGGAGATGCCTGGGCTGATCTTCTGGAAATTCGCGATAAACTGGGAAGCCTGAACCACACGACCATGCAAGGAGGACATGAATGA